The Corynebacterium occultum sequence CATCGGTCATCATCACCTGACGCTGCTTGGCCGCCTCCACCGCCTGCTCCACCGTCATCCCCTGGGGACGGAAGCTGTAGTCATAAAGGGTGAACAGCGGCACCACCGTCACCCCGTTGAACACCGGATAAGGATCCTCCGGGGTGAGCACGTCGATGCGTCGACAGCCTGCGACCAGCTCATCATATTTCTCCCGACCCTGATAGCGGTCCTGGGAACGGGAAAACAGCTCATGGTTACCCGGAACCCAGATGACACAGGCGAATCGGCCACGGAGCTCCGCCAGCACCCGCAGCACCAGATCGGTGCGTTCCGCGACATCCCCGGCCACAATCAGCCAGTCACCCGGATCCCGGGGCTGGATCTGATCCACCTTCACGGTATTGGCCTTCACCGCCGCATGGAGATCCGACACCGCCCACAACGTTCTGCTCATGGCTGACGGGCCCCCTCATCTGCCCCACTGTCCGGGGTCTTCTCTTCACTGTCCAGTACTACCGCAGCCCAACGCATGGACCGGAACCGCCAGACTACCGCCACCAACCGGAGGAGGATGAAAGCCAACAGCCCACACCACACCCCAGTAAGCCCACCGTCGACAAGATAGGAGATCCACACCCCGGGCACGAAACCCAAAAGCACCGAAGCGATGGTGGCATTGCGCAGGAAAGCCGCGTCCGCAGCCCCCAGCAGCACCCCATCCAGGGCGAACACCACCCCACCGGCGATGATCATCACCACCAGCAGCCACCAGGGCCAGGCCAACGCCTCCAGCACCGCCTCATCAGTGCTGAAGATCCGTGGAATCACCCCTGCCCCGAGGGCGAAAACCAGCCCCAGCAGAGCGGCGAAGGCCAGCGAATAATAGGTCACCCGCTTACCGACGTCCCGGGCCGCGGCCACCGTACCCGCACCCAGCGCCGCACCGGTCAAGGTCTGCGCCGCAATAGCCAGGGAATCCAACACCAGGGTGATGAAATTCCACAGCTGCAGCATAATCTGGTGTGCCGCCAGCGAAGCAGTGCCGAAACGGGCAGCCACCGCAGCCGCCGAAAGGAAGGCGATCTGGAAGGACAGGGAACGCAAGATCAGATCCCGACCCAACACCATCTGGCGACGAATAATCCCCAGATCCGGGGCCCAGCCACCAAGATGACTACGCCACAACATCACCAGGAAACAGGAGGCGGTGATCGACAGACCGATCACATTGGCGAAAGCCGAACCGATCAAACCGAACTGGGCGACCAGCACCGGCACCAGGATCGCGCCGGGGATCACCCCGGCAAGCGTGAAGTAGAGCGGTGCCCGGGTGCTGCGGATTCCCCGCAACCAGCCATTTCCGGCCATGGTGAGCAGGGAAAGTGGGATGCCGATACTCTCGATGCGCAGCCACTTCGTTGCTTGCGTCGCGATGTCTGCATCACCGGTGAGCCAGAGCGTGAGCCAGGGGGCGCTGATCAGGACCAATGTGGCCAGTGCCAGACCAACACCGAGTGCCACCCAGCTGGCCTGGACTCCCTCAGCGATCGCCTCCCGCCGCTTCCCCGCTCCGTAGAGGCGAGAGGAACGTGCGGTGGTGCCGTAGGAGAGGAAGGTCAACTGGGTGGTCACCGTGGACTGGATGGCGGTGCCGGCGGCCAGGGCGGCCAGTTCAAAGGCCCCCAGTCGACCGACGACCGCGGTATCCAGCAGCAGGTAGAGAGGGTTGGCGGCCAGCACTCCTAGAGTGGGCAGCGCCAGGGCGAAGATCTGCCGGGCGCTGACCTTCTCCCCTACTTCACGGTCAGTAGGGCTCACGCTCGATCAGGTGCTCCCACACTCTCCAGGACCTGCAACAGCTCAGTCTCCACGGCACCGATGCCGCCGTAGGTGGTGTATCCGGCGGCCGGGACATGTCCTCCCCCATCGAGTGCCACCGCGATCCGGCTGACATCGATGACAGTGGAGCGCAGGGACACCGCCCAGGTGCCGGGGCTCATCTCCTTGAAAACCACACCAACATCAGTACCACGCAGGGCCCGGACGAAGTCCACCAGACTCT is a genomic window containing:
- a CDS encoding metallophosphoesterase family protein; translation: MSRTLWAVSDLHAAVKANTVKVDQIQPRDPGDWLIVAGDVAERTDLVLRVLAELRGRFACVIWVPGNHELFSRSQDRYQGREKYDELVAGCRRIDVLTPEDPYPVFNGVTVVPLFTLYDYSFRPQGMTVEQAVEAAKQRQVMMTDEFAIAPFVDVRAWCWDRLAYSIKRLSRINGPTVLINHWPLVQEPTQHLRWTELALWCGTRHTRNWAERYGAEAVIYGHLHMPGVIEVSGVPHIEVSLGYPREWERHGDIQEWPYEVLREETDHA
- a CDS encoding MATE family efflux transporter; this encodes MSPTDREVGEKVSARQIFALALPTLGVLAANPLYLLLDTAVVGRLGAFELAALAAGTAIQSTVTTQLTFLSYGTTARSSRLYGAGKRREAIAEGVQASWVALGVGLALATLVLISAPWLTLWLTGDADIATQATKWLRIESIGIPLSLLTMAGNGWLRGIRSTRAPLYFTLAGVIPGAILVPVLVAQFGLIGSAFANVIGLSITASCFLVMLWRSHLGGWAPDLGIIRRQMVLGRDLILRSLSFQIAFLSAAAVAARFGTASLAAHQIMLQLWNFITLVLDSLAIAAQTLTGAALGAGTVAAARDVGKRVTYYSLAFAALLGLVFALGAGVIPRIFSTDEAVLEALAWPWWLLVVMIIAGGVVFALDGVLLGAADAAFLRNATIASVLLGFVPGVWISYLVDGGLTGVWCGLLAFILLRLVAVVWRFRSMRWAAVVLDSEEKTPDSGADEGARQP